One window from the genome of Balneola vulgaris DSM 17893 encodes:
- a CDS encoding ComEA family DNA-binding protein — translation MKKLKRNWFFWVDKLQITRKERISISIIFFLIVILTAMNLFVEQKQIENTQHYAILKQEFDERTKAMKAREEALAQKYDGIETEIDNKNEDANSPKVLSVVNVNTAGLSELLKLDGIGSIYAQRIIDYRTENGPFQSVEELLHIKGIGKKRLEQIRPFITL, via the coding sequence ATGAAGAAACTTAAAAGAAACTGGTTCTTCTGGGTCGATAAGTTACAGATTACAAGAAAAGAACGAATATCTATTTCTATAATATTCTTCTTAATTGTAATACTTACCGCCATGAATCTATTTGTTGAACAAAAGCAGATAGAAAATACGCAGCATTATGCCATATTAAAGCAAGAGTTTGATGAGCGCACTAAGGCAATGAAGGCAAGAGAAGAAGCGCTCGCTCAAAAATACGACGGCATTGAAACGGAGATAGATAACAAGAATGAGGATGCTAATTCGCCTAAGGTACTTAGCGTCGTAAACGTAAATACAGCGGGTTTGTCGGAACTTCTAAAACTAGATGGAATTGGAAGTATTTATGCACAAAGAATTATAGATTATAGAACTGAAAACGGTCCGTTTCAATCTGTGGAAGAGTTATTACACATTAAAGGAATTGGTAAAAAGCGTCTTGAACAGATACGACCATTCATCACATTGTAG